From the Oncorhynchus nerka isolate Pitt River linkage group LG20, Oner_Uvic_2.0, whole genome shotgun sequence genome, one window contains:
- the LOC115101650 gene encoding MICOS complex subunit MIC10-like has product MSEKELGKKLDRCLSDSAVKLGAGLGLGIVFSVVFFKRHTWPVAFGLGMGLGMAYTNCQNDLRAPYLILRNIKEQ; this is encoded by the exons ATGTCTGAAAAGGAACTGGGGAAAAAGCTGGATCGATGCCTCTCAGATAGCGCCGTTAAACTTG GTGCTGGTCTGGGCTTAGGAATCGTGTTTTCTGTGGTATTCTTCAAAC GACACACCTGGCCAGTTGCCTTTGGCTTAGGAATGGGACTTGGCATGGCATACACAAACTGCCAGAATGATTTGAGAGCACCATATCTAATTCTGAGAAACATTAAG GAGCAGTAG